In one window of Microbacterium maritypicum DNA:
- a CDS encoding SDR family NAD(P)-dependent oxidoreductase — MTAQRPVAIVTGGSAGIGWEIGQRLATDGYLVVAADRVPGLTAADNPAGILWRELDVTDHAGVDRVFGEIEAELGPIEVLVNNAGIQRHRGIEDLSWDEWSAVVDVNLHGVFSALQAAGKRMLERGEGRIVNISSISSRGSAGRAPYATTKAAVIGLTSTAGAEWASRGVRVNAVAPGYVDTGVFRQGVEAGTLSLDTILSRIPAKRLAEASEIAAAVSFLVSDQSRYMNGQTLYVDGGFMVDYGVPLAKKPE; from the coding sequence ATGACCGCCCAGCGCCCTGTCGCCATCGTCACCGGAGGATCCGCCGGGATCGGCTGGGAGATCGGTCAGCGCCTCGCCACCGACGGCTACCTCGTGGTCGCCGCCGACCGTGTTCCCGGGCTCACCGCCGCCGACAACCCGGCCGGCATCCTGTGGCGCGAGCTCGATGTGACCGACCATGCCGGTGTCGACCGCGTGTTCGGCGAGATCGAGGCGGAGCTCGGACCGATCGAGGTGCTCGTCAACAATGCCGGCATCCAGCGCCATCGTGGCATCGAAGACCTCAGCTGGGACGAGTGGTCGGCCGTGGTCGACGTCAACCTGCACGGGGTGTTCTCGGCGCTGCAGGCCGCAGGAAAGCGGATGCTGGAGCGTGGCGAGGGCCGCATCGTGAACATCTCCTCCATCTCGTCGCGCGGCTCTGCGGGACGTGCCCCCTACGCCACGACGAAGGCCGCGGTGATCGGTCTGACCTCGACCGCGGGTGCCGAGTGGGCCTCGCGCGGGGTGCGGGTCAACGCGGTCGCACCCGGGTACGTCGACACGGGCGTCTTCCGCCAGGGTGTCGAGGCGGGCACGCTCAGCCTCGACACGATCCTGTCGCGCATCCCCGCGAAGCGTCTGGCCGAAGCGAGCGAGATCGCCGCCGCGGTCAGCTTCCTCGTCTCCGACCAGTCGCGGTACATGAACGGCCAGACGCTCTACGTCGACGGCGGGTTCATGGTCGATTACGGCGTGCCGTTGGCGAAGAAGCCCGAATGA
- a CDS encoding peptidase C14, with product MSRSDADARVRSASRRALVAGFGAVALGAAGSLAAASPAQAAPTAAGAKDITRADSVSELSRRRARDGEVAIVAGYRTPGDAGLLVYVGVEAADIEANGGTVIAGKRGSRWLLQHDGTVDFRVFGITGPETAADDALAAMVNDVRVKRIAASTDLLFQRRHRFTRSHIEIDFGGHVITTDGIEANTHDNPFGAVMFFTGVSRDVVVEHRLAEAWPELTDAVTVPDAAAFPVDSWWALQCDTVAGGGADEREIQRFVRVTQQIDGTHIRIDYLNGWPLDTGRKLIWRRMDPVEGVRISNMRFLGAGPFDGPTDGSFPDSRELTGSHPIAFEYAIHCDVADVHASRTWWPVIMRRWNTHFTTERCSVENPPTVFYGGAGYLTQQIYSLYGRVSDCTSSNARHLNDLTASAYCIVENCHGDGDDQGGNPFTTHGQYEHDLTFIGCSGLMDIANSGAQWGTAAKRITIRDHVCSWFVAGTKISDLTLENVRVIGRSTFDPQATMTINADGAQLRGCTAGLLAIGQRSTRSSRPTTIEDCTFALPKDQVLIQTPVTVPVSFARCTITGIDGMKARGSGAVEFVDCRLSGPATGAPAELGGSRVTIRGGTVRDVVLTATAVRDQAIVLEGVELSTERGEGAMLSRAGGAGVITWRLSGVTSTVPKGAAHVDIGAGINHARVTGAQFVGGRLRLAAGFSEPSTLLYSDTVERGVETDLPADGERVLIADVLKTA from the coding sequence ATGTCCCGCAGCGATGCGGATGCGCGTGTGCGTTCGGCGAGTCGACGCGCCCTCGTGGCGGGGTTCGGTGCGGTCGCGCTCGGTGCGGCCGGCTCCCTGGCCGCTGCGTCACCCGCGCAGGCGGCTCCCACCGCGGCGGGGGCGAAGGACATCACCAGGGCGGACTCGGTCTCCGAGCTGTCCCGGCGCCGTGCGCGCGACGGCGAGGTGGCGATCGTCGCCGGCTACCGGACGCCCGGCGACGCCGGACTGCTCGTTTACGTGGGGGTCGAGGCTGCGGACATCGAGGCCAACGGCGGCACGGTGATCGCCGGAAAGCGCGGCAGCAGATGGCTGCTGCAGCACGACGGCACCGTCGACTTCCGGGTCTTCGGCATCACCGGGCCCGAGACGGCGGCCGATGACGCGCTCGCCGCGATGGTGAACGACGTCCGCGTCAAGCGGATCGCGGCGAGCACCGACCTGCTGTTCCAGCGACGGCATCGCTTCACCCGCTCCCACATCGAGATCGACTTCGGGGGCCACGTCATCACGACGGACGGGATCGAGGCGAACACCCACGACAACCCCTTCGGTGCGGTGATGTTCTTCACCGGGGTGTCGCGGGACGTGGTGGTCGAGCACCGCCTGGCAGAGGCCTGGCCCGAGCTGACGGACGCGGTGACTGTGCCTGATGCGGCGGCGTTCCCCGTGGACTCCTGGTGGGCGCTACAGTGCGACACGGTCGCCGGAGGCGGAGCCGATGAGCGCGAGATCCAGCGATTCGTCCGGGTGACGCAGCAGATCGACGGAACGCACATCCGGATCGACTACCTGAACGGCTGGCCGCTCGACACGGGGCGAAAGCTCATCTGGCGTCGGATGGATCCGGTCGAGGGCGTGCGCATCTCGAACATGCGGTTCCTCGGGGCCGGTCCCTTCGACGGACCGACGGACGGCTCCTTCCCGGACTCTCGCGAGCTCACCGGATCGCACCCGATCGCCTTCGAGTACGCGATCCACTGCGATGTCGCCGACGTGCACGCCAGTCGCACCTGGTGGCCGGTCATCATGCGGCGGTGGAACACGCACTTCACGACAGAACGTTGCTCCGTCGAGAACCCGCCCACGGTCTTCTACGGCGGCGCGGGCTACCTCACGCAGCAGATCTACAGCCTCTACGGACGGGTGAGCGACTGCACATCGTCGAACGCGCGGCATCTCAACGATCTGACCGCCAGTGCGTACTGCATCGTCGAGAACTGCCACGGCGACGGTGACGACCAGGGCGGGAACCCGTTCACCACGCACGGTCAGTACGAGCACGACCTCACCTTCATCGGGTGCTCGGGGCTGATGGACATCGCCAACTCCGGCGCGCAATGGGGCACCGCCGCCAAGCGCATCACGATACGCGACCACGTCTGCTCGTGGTTCGTCGCGGGCACCAAGATCAGCGACCTGACGCTCGAGAACGTCCGGGTGATCGGGCGATCGACCTTCGACCCCCAGGCGACCATGACGATCAACGCCGACGGCGCCCAGTTGCGAGGGTGCACCGCGGGGCTGCTGGCCATCGGCCAGCGATCGACCAGGTCGTCGCGGCCGACGACCATCGAGGACTGCACCTTCGCGCTCCCCAAGGACCAGGTGCTCATCCAGACCCCCGTCACGGTCCCCGTGAGTTTCGCACGCTGCACGATCACCGGAATCGACGGGATGAAGGCTCGGGGATCCGGAGCGGTCGAGTTCGTCGACTGCCGGCTGAGCGGTCCGGCGACCGGCGCCCCCGCCGAGCTCGGCGGGTCGAGGGTGACCATCCGGGGCGGCACGGTCCGTGACGTCGTGCTCACGGCGACCGCGGTGCGCGACCAGGCCATCGTGCTCGAGGGTGTCGAGCTGAGCACGGAGCGCGGCGAGGGCGCCATGCTGTCGCGGGCCGGCGGCGCGGGCGTGATCACCTGGCGGCTGAGCGGTGTGACCTCCACGGTGCCGAAGGGCGCGGCGCACGTCGACATCGGCGCGGGCATCAACCACGCGCGCGTCACCGGCGCACAATTCGTCGGAGGACGGCTGCGGTTGGCCGCGGGCTTCTCCGAGCCGTCGACGCTGCTCTACAGCGACACGGTCGAGCGCGGCGTCGAGACCGATCTCCCCGCAGACGGTGAGCGTGTCCTGATCGCCGACGTGCTGAAAACCGCCTGA
- a CDS encoding MFS transporter codes for MAGNASAPDTRTPEEVGASAMKKAIWRLGPFLGLLYLVAYMDRNNAGFAKLEMTAALQITEAAFGFAAGIFFIGYLLFEVPSNLLLERFGARKWIARIMVSWGLVAALTAFVQDATQFAIARFVLGIAEAGFFPGVLLYLTLWFPRQYRTQVLAVFVLSNPIANAVAAPLSGWMLELHGMWGLDGWQLVFLLQGLPAVLLAFVVFFWLPDRPQDARWLDPTEQRWINDTLAAETAATEQKHGRLRLREVFSNGRLWTLIVLFFGVVFGAYGLGMWLPTIVKSMGDFSNSTTGWIVALPNLCATLVMLPWERAARKQGNIPLQIGITLTITALSLIAAVAAQGTPVLALAALCVGMSALFSTTPLFWSLPPMVLTGTAAAAGLAFINSVGNLAGFAGPYAIGWISETTGSAIWGLLLIAGLTLLGATIAFALSRRADFTVPAEALLAADAKSGVR; via the coding sequence ATGGCCGGGAACGCATCCGCACCCGATACGCGAACGCCGGAGGAGGTCGGAGCCTCCGCCATGAAGAAGGCGATCTGGCGTCTGGGCCCGTTCCTCGGGCTGCTGTACCTCGTCGCCTACATGGACCGCAACAACGCGGGCTTCGCCAAGCTGGAGATGACGGCGGCACTGCAGATCACCGAGGCCGCCTTCGGGTTCGCCGCCGGCATCTTCTTCATCGGGTACCTGCTGTTCGAAGTGCCCAGCAACCTCCTGCTCGAGCGCTTCGGCGCCCGTAAGTGGATCGCCCGCATCATGGTCTCCTGGGGACTCGTCGCCGCCCTCACCGCCTTCGTGCAGGATGCCACCCAGTTCGCGATCGCCCGGTTCGTGCTCGGCATCGCCGAGGCCGGCTTCTTCCCCGGCGTGCTCCTCTACCTCACGCTCTGGTTCCCGCGGCAGTACCGCACCCAGGTGCTCGCAGTGTTCGTGCTGTCGAACCCGATCGCGAACGCCGTCGCCGCGCCCCTCTCCGGCTGGATGCTCGAGCTCCACGGCATGTGGGGTCTGGACGGTTGGCAGCTGGTCTTCCTCCTGCAGGGCCTCCCCGCTGTGCTCCTCGCCTTCGTCGTCTTCTTCTGGCTGCCCGACCGTCCGCAGGATGCGCGCTGGCTCGACCCGACCGAGCAGCGGTGGATCAACGACACCCTGGCGGCCGAGACAGCGGCGACCGAGCAGAAGCACGGGCGTCTGCGCCTGCGCGAGGTGTTCAGCAACGGACGCCTGTGGACCCTGATCGTGCTGTTCTTCGGTGTGGTGTTCGGTGCGTACGGGCTCGGCATGTGGTTGCCCACGATCGTGAAGAGCATGGGCGACTTCTCCAACTCCACGACGGGGTGGATCGTCGCGCTGCCGAATCTGTGCGCCACGCTCGTCATGCTCCCGTGGGAGCGTGCCGCCCGCAAACAGGGCAACATCCCGCTGCAGATCGGCATCACGCTCACCATCACCGCGCTCTCGCTCATCGCGGCGGTCGCGGCGCAGGGCACGCCGGTCCTCGCGCTCGCGGCGCTGTGCGTCGGGATGTCGGCGCTGTTCTCGACGACGCCGCTGTTCTGGAGTCTGCCGCCCATGGTGCTCACCGGCACGGCGGCGGCTGCCGGACTCGCCTTCATCAACTCGGTCGGCAACCTCGCCGGATTCGCCGGTCCGTACGCGATCGGCTGGATCAGCGAGACCACGGGGTCGGCGATCTGGGGTCTGCTCCTGATCGCCGGACTCACGCTGCTCGGTGCGACCATCGCCTTCGCGCTCAGCCGACGGGCGGACTTCACGGTTCCGGCCGAAGCGCTGCTGGCCGCAGACGCGAAGTCCGGGGTGCGGTGA
- a CDS encoding GntR family transcriptional regulator has translation MRSVSDQNIAEQVADELRAAIHSGELAPGERLVERKLADRLGVSHIPVREALTRLAEERLITREPRRGARVAQLSAQDLEEISSLRIVLEQFMAIRVQERWSEESAARLGAIIQDMADAAPGDIDEVLRQDRLFHETLADLAEHRFLDELSGQLRGRITGFLHAANAALDPAEQEEHVRSHQQIVDAIASGDPERAQAVIAEHVTRAVERITPTAE, from the coding sequence ATGCGCAGCGTCTCGGATCAGAACATCGCCGAACAGGTCGCAGACGAACTGCGCGCGGCCATCCACTCCGGAGAGCTCGCTCCCGGCGAGCGCCTGGTCGAGCGCAAGCTCGCCGACCGGCTCGGTGTCAGCCACATCCCGGTGCGCGAGGCCCTGACCCGGCTCGCCGAGGAGCGCCTGATCACCCGCGAGCCCCGCCGCGGCGCTCGTGTCGCCCAGCTGAGCGCGCAGGACCTGGAAGAGATCTCCAGCCTGCGGATCGTGCTGGAGCAGTTCATGGCGATCCGTGTGCAGGAGCGATGGAGCGAGGAATCCGCCGCCCGGCTCGGAGCCATCATCCAGGACATGGCGGATGCGGCCCCCGGCGACATCGACGAGGTGCTGCGCCAGGACCGCCTCTTCCACGAGACGCTCGCCGATCTCGCCGAGCACCGCTTCCTCGACGAGCTGAGCGGACAGTTGCGCGGCCGGATCACCGGATTCCTGCATGCCGCCAACGCGGCCCTCGACCCCGCGGAGCAGGAGGAGCACGTGCGCAGCCACCAGCAGATCGTCGACGCCATCGCGAGCGGCGACCCCGAGCGCGCGCAGGCCGTGATCGCCGAGCATGTGACCAGGGCCGTCGAGCGCATCACCCCCACGGCCGAGTGA
- a CDS encoding SDR family NAD(P)-dependent oxidoreductase, with product MTPQTIVLTGASDGIGAAAARQLASSPHRLILVGRSVEKTRAIAEETGAAWFTADFARLDDVRALAAKISDAVGDSGIHVLANNAGGIFGDQTPTVDGFEKTMQVNHLAPFLLTNLLLPHVLKAEGAVINTSSIAHRLFGHLDVDDLDNRRRFSPNKAYGDAKLANVLFAKSLHTKFHAQGLSAVAFHPGTVQTNFASDSSSIMRLLYRTPLKHLMLIGADKGGATLRWFIEGTPGATWFSGAYYDERQLTTKINPQVNDAALAEALWQRSAELVGIPAT from the coding sequence GTGACCCCGCAGACGATCGTCCTCACCGGAGCCTCCGACGGGATCGGCGCAGCGGCCGCCCGCCAGCTCGCCTCCTCCCCGCATCGCCTCATCCTCGTCGGCCGGTCGGTCGAGAAGACCCGCGCCATCGCCGAGGAGACGGGCGCTGCGTGGTTCACCGCCGACTTCGCGCGCCTCGACGACGTGCGAGCACTGGCCGCGAAGATCAGCGATGCCGTCGGCGACAGCGGCATCCACGTGCTGGCGAACAACGCCGGCGGCATCTTCGGGGATCAGACCCCGACGGTCGACGGCTTCGAGAAGACCATGCAGGTCAACCACCTGGCGCCGTTCCTGCTCACGAACCTGCTGCTCCCCCACGTGCTGAAGGCCGAAGGCGCGGTCATCAACACCTCCAGCATCGCCCACCGCCTGTTCGGACATCTCGACGTGGACGACCTCGACAACCGCCGCCGCTTCAGCCCGAACAAGGCCTACGGCGATGCCAAGCTCGCGAACGTGCTGTTCGCCAAGAGCCTGCACACGAAGTTCCACGCCCAGGGGCTGAGCGCGGTCGCCTTCCACCCCGGCACCGTGCAGACGAACTTCGCGTCCGACTCGTCGAGCATCATGCGGCTGCTCTACCGCACCCCGCTCAAGCACCTCATGCTCATCGGTGCAGACAAGGGCGGTGCGACACTGCGCTGGTTCATCGAGGGAACCCCCGGTGCGACCTGGTTCTCCGGCGCCTACTACGACGAGCGCCAGCTGACCACGAAGATCAATCCGCAGGTGAACGACGCCGCCCTCGCCGAGGCCCTCTGGCAGCGCAGCGCCGAGCTCGTCGGCATCCCTGCCACGTAG
- a CDS encoding peptidase C14, giving the protein MTQKTSTTPQEKTDTAALRSRRMLLAGFGAAAIGGVAAVSAQTPAQAAGPIVAQGNSGSSSVANGGTATDLVTRKGKDGDLVRTTGYAAAGDGGGGLYRFVKKNAPAANGGTVLAAPKGGAWVLVHEGVVNFRMFGIMDASVNADDALDAMVNDASIHRIEGHSPLNFVRRHRFSRSNIAFDFGGHLMTTVGIENAGKDDPFAAVMFFRGEVTDAVQEAKLGEVVPDLGDIFPVADSSFFAVGDWYAAEVNALSGRWERELQRMVQVTQIVDGTHIRINYKNGWPLGKDRTMTWRRVVPVHDVTVSNLKFLGTGTDEYTGSHPLAFEYAVRCDVDHIDGTGTFWPLIQRRWNTYYSTVSCMLKNPTSVTWGGAGYLTQQIYCLYGYVANCHTANARHLNDFTASAYCLVENCHGDGDDQGPFVTHGQYEHDLTYTGNSGLMTFANSGAAWGSAAKRITVRKHVCSWFVARVRITDLTLEDVQVIGKPSLAGSGMLWINADGAQLRGCTASDTLVITQASDNSARPTVIADSHFTFVAPGELTNATVKTPVTFVDTVLDRVGGMKIAGAGAVTFRGSTLTAADDAAPVVTSSERLRFEGSTLRNARIAAARGERQAVEIAGSDVAIKGGTGVSRAGDGELHLTLSDSTFRAEGSATHVAVTKGATHYRAVGNRFEGGAIELADAAFGASSTLLHTGNVESGVTRTAFPAAGPRVVDTANLVV; this is encoded by the coding sequence ATGACCCAGAAGACGAGCACGACCCCGCAGGAGAAGACCGACACCGCCGCTCTGCGCAGCAGACGCATGCTGCTCGCCGGTTTCGGAGCGGCAGCCATCGGCGGCGTGGCGGCCGTCAGCGCGCAGACCCCCGCGCAGGCCGCCGGCCCGATCGTCGCGCAGGGCAACTCGGGCTCCTCGTCTGTGGCGAACGGCGGCACGGCGACCGATCTCGTCACACGCAAGGGCAAGGACGGCGATCTGGTCCGCACGACCGGATACGCCGCGGCCGGTGACGGGGGCGGCGGGCTGTACCGCTTCGTGAAGAAGAACGCTCCGGCGGCGAACGGCGGCACCGTGCTCGCCGCTCCGAAGGGCGGGGCATGGGTGCTCGTGCACGAGGGGGTCGTAAACTTCCGGATGTTCGGGATCATGGATGCGAGCGTCAACGCCGACGACGCGCTCGACGCCATGGTGAACGATGCGAGCATCCACCGCATCGAGGGGCACAGCCCCCTCAACTTCGTGCGTCGCCACAGGTTCTCGCGGTCGAACATCGCGTTCGACTTCGGCGGGCACCTCATGACGACCGTCGGCATCGAGAATGCGGGCAAGGACGACCCCTTCGCGGCGGTCATGTTCTTCCGCGGCGAGGTGACGGATGCCGTGCAGGAGGCGAAGCTCGGCGAGGTGGTGCCCGATCTGGGTGACATCTTCCCGGTCGCCGACTCCTCGTTCTTCGCGGTCGGCGACTGGTACGCCGCTGAGGTGAACGCGCTGTCGGGCCGCTGGGAGCGCGAGCTGCAGCGGATGGTGCAGGTCACGCAGATCGTCGATGGCACGCACATCCGCATCAACTACAAGAACGGCTGGCCGCTCGGCAAGGACCGCACGATGACCTGGCGTCGCGTCGTTCCGGTGCATGACGTGACGGTGTCGAACCTGAAGTTCCTCGGCACCGGGACCGACGAGTACACCGGATCGCACCCGCTGGCTTTCGAGTACGCGGTGCGCTGCGACGTCGACCACATCGACGGCACCGGCACCTTCTGGCCGCTGATCCAGCGCCGGTGGAACACGTACTACTCGACCGTGAGCTGCATGCTGAAGAACCCGACCTCGGTCACCTGGGGTGGGGCCGGCTACCTGACGCAGCAGATCTACTGCCTCTACGGATACGTCGCCAACTGCCACACCGCGAACGCCCGGCACCTGAACGACTTCACCGCGAGTGCCTACTGCCTGGTGGAGAACTGCCACGGCGACGGCGACGACCAGGGGCCGTTCGTCACGCACGGACAGTACGAGCACGACCTCACATACACCGGCAACTCGGGGCTGATGACCTTCGCGAACTCGGGGGCGGCCTGGGGATCGGCGGCCAAGCGCATCACGGTGCGCAAGCACGTGTGCTCGTGGTTCGTCGCCCGCGTGCGCATCACCGACCTCACCCTCGAAGACGTGCAGGTGATCGGCAAGCCGTCGCTCGCGGGATCGGGCATGCTGTGGATCAACGCCGACGGCGCGCAGCTGCGCGGCTGCACGGCATCCGACACCCTCGTGATCACGCAGGCCTCGGACAACTCCGCGCGACCGACCGTGATCGCCGATTCGCACTTCACCTTCGTCGCACCGGGGGAGCTCACCAACGCCACGGTGAAGACGCCGGTCACGTTCGTCGACACCGTGCTCGACCGGGTCGGCGGCATGAAGATCGCGGGGGCCGGAGCAGTCACGTTCCGCGGCTCGACGCTCACGGCCGCCGACGACGCGGCGCCGGTCGTGACATCGTCGGAGCGGCTGCGGTTCGAGGGATCGACGCTCCGCAACGCCCGCATCGCCGCGGCACGAGGGGAGCGGCAGGCGGTCGAGATCGCGGGGTCGGATGTCGCGATCAAGGGCGGCACCGGTGTCTCGCGCGCCGGCGACGGCGAGCTGCACCTGACGCTGTCCGACAGCACTTTCCGTGCGGAGGGGTCGGCCACGCATGTCGCGGTCACGAAGGGCGCGACCCACTACCGCGCCGTCGGCAACCGTTTCGAAGGCGGCGCGATCGAGCTGGCGGATGCCGCGTTCGGCGCATCGTCCACGCTGCTGCACACCGGCAACGTCGAGTCGGGTGTGACCCGCACGGCCTTCCCCGCCGCGGGCCCGCGTGTGGTGGATACCGCGAATCTCGTGGTCTGA
- a CDS encoding GNAT family N-acetyltransferase, with protein MSDQRIRAARVEDEPALTALWATAFAPALTPDQWLIDDERFAHTIVAEDDEGLCGSIYGLPKRLRESDGGIAEVQAIGSVAVAERSRGQGLARRLVTATLQAGRDADWALLFTGTPEVYRSSGFEIFSMPRTLVGPWSPPVSAETEGLVVRETVGLGSLRPLREVYERSRAGRVVLAPVRGDRDRAMAEVRMRGATLYLRVDGSAPVGYAIAERRGDVGMLLESAVLPGRGAARDHLLSAIGADWASTGVTSCDLAVPALEDEERALRAFAPAAVRQDDRTGMIRPLRREARLRGIRHFTAGDYF; from the coding sequence ATGAGCGACCAGCGCATCCGGGCCGCGCGCGTCGAGGACGAGCCCGCGCTCACCGCGCTGTGGGCGACCGCGTTCGCCCCTGCGCTCACGCCTGACCAGTGGCTCATCGACGATGAACGGTTCGCCCACACGATCGTGGCCGAAGACGATGAGGGCCTGTGCGGGTCGATCTACGGTCTGCCCAAGCGGCTGCGCGAATCCGACGGCGGCATCGCCGAGGTGCAGGCGATCGGCAGCGTCGCGGTCGCCGAGCGCTCCAGGGGACAGGGCCTCGCCCGCAGGCTCGTCACCGCGACGTTGCAGGCCGGGCGCGACGCCGACTGGGCGCTGCTGTTCACCGGCACCCCGGAGGTGTATCGCTCGAGCGGGTTCGAGATCTTCTCCATGCCGCGCACCCTGGTCGGGCCGTGGAGCCCTCCCGTGTCGGCCGAGACCGAGGGGCTGGTCGTGCGCGAGACCGTCGGGCTCGGGAGCCTCCGCCCACTGCGGGAGGTCTACGAGCGTTCGCGCGCAGGTCGAGTGGTCCTGGCCCCGGTGCGCGGCGACCGTGACCGGGCGATGGCCGAGGTGCGCATGAGGGGCGCGACCCTGTACCTCCGGGTCGACGGATCGGCGCCGGTCGGCTACGCGATCGCCGAGCGCCGCGGCGACGTCGGCATGCTCCTGGAGAGCGCCGTGCTCCCAGGGCGCGGTGCTGCGCGCGATCACCTGCTCTCCGCCATCGGCGCGGACTGGGCATCCACCGGGGTGACGTCGTGCGATCTCGCTGTCCCCGCTCTCGAGGATGAGGAACGCGCGCTCCGCGCCTTCGCTCCCGCGGCCGTGCGGCAGGACGACCGCACCGGGATGATCCGTCCGCTGCGGCGTGAGGCGCGGCTGCGCGGCATCCGCCACTTCACGGCGGGCGACTACTTCTGA